The genomic interval GTTCGGCTGCGCGAAAAAATGAACCCTTTCTTAAGAGAACGTATAGAACAAGAAGGGCATTATGTTTGATAAGAACCTCGTTTTGTCGATACTCACCCAGATTGACGAAGCCCTGGGAAAAATTGCCAGCCGTGCCGAATGGATTCGGAGCCCGGACGATTTCACCAGTTCCCCGGCCGGCATGGAAAAACTGGATAGTATCTGCATGCTTTTCATGGCCATTGGCGAGGCCTTGAAGAATATCGACAATATTACCGGCGGGACCCTCCTGTCACAATATCCCGAGATTGACTGGAAAGGGGCAATTGGTTTCAGGGACATCATCGCCCATCATTACTTTGATATTGACGCTGAACAGGTATTCTGGATCTGTAGGCATGAATTG from Planctomycetota bacterium carries:
- a CDS encoding DUF86 domain-containing protein is translated as MFDKNLVLSILTQIDEALGKIASRAEWIRSPDDFTSSPAGMEKLDSICMLFMAIGEALKNIDNITGGTLLSQYPEIDWKGAIGFRDIIAHHYFDIDAEQVFWICRHELAPISTAIKKMIADLR